The sequence ATCTGTTTCGCTATTTTGTTCATAATTACAGCCATTTCTTTGAGAAGGAAAGTAATACCTTTGACTTTCTTGCCAGGATTGAGGGGTATATTCATGTTGAAGTAAAAAAATTATATCATGACGCTGAGCTTCCCCTTATTGAAACTACAGCGAGTGGAAACCGCTTGGTTATGGTGTATCGCTCAAAGCGGAAGCTTTATAAACTGGCCGAGGGACTGATAATGGAGTGTGCCGCTTATTATGGTGAAAATATTGTGCTACATACTTCCTTGCTTGAAGCCGATGGTTCAGCGGTGAAGTTTGAACTTGTCAGAAACTGATTGTTTATGGATGAAGTCAATGCTCTGAAGAAAATACTGGAGCGCGAGCGGAAAGCCCGTAAAGCTGCCGAACAGGTGATTGAGCAGAAGTCTCTGGAGATATACCAGATGAATCAGCATTTGCTCACCCTGAATGAAGAGCTTGAAATCCGCATTAAAAAGCGAACCAGTGATATTGAGGCTTCGCGGCAGGAGTTGCTGCTTGCTAAAGAACTGGCCGAGAAGGCTACCAATGCCAAATCGCTTTTCCTTTCAAGCATGAGTCATGAAATCCGCACCCCGCTCAATGGCATTGTGGGCATTACCAATCTGATGCTCGAAAGTTGTACTGATGAAAAAATGCTGGGCATGCTGCAAAAGGTGAAAGCTTCGGCTGACAACCTGATGGGCATTATCAATGATATACTGGACTTTTCAAAAATTGAAGCCGGCAAGATTTCATTTGAATCTATTCCTTTCTCTGCCAGGGAGCTGCTGGATATGGTGGAAGCTACTTTTGAGCAGCGTTTTAAAGCAAAGTCGCTGAGCTATCAGTTTCTGTCAGATGCTGGCATCAGCTATTATATCAAAGGCGACAGGCTGAGACTTCTGCAGGTGCTCAATAACCTGATTGGCAATGCCATCAAATTTACCGAATCCGGAAGTGTAGAGGTGTCGTTGCGTATTCTCAGAGAAACTGAATCGCAGGTGTGGCTGAGAGGCGAAGTGCGCGATACAGGTATCGGTATTCCTGAAGATAAGCTCGATAAGGTTTTTGAGCAGTTTGCCCAATCAGAAGCTGAAACAACACGAAAATATGGTGGCACAGGACTCGGACTCACTATCAGCAAGCAATTGATCGAACTTCAGGGCGGGGTGGTTGGTCTTCAGAGCAGGGAGGGAGAAGGATCTGTTTTCTGGTTTGAAGTGCCTTATGAAAAGGGTGAACCCTTCAGGCCTGTTCTATTGAAAGAAAATGAGGTGTTGAATTGTGACTTCGGCGGTAAAAAAGTGCTGCTGGTCGAAGACAATAAAATAAACCAGTATGTAGCTCTGCATTTTCTGATAAAGTATAATTTAAAAGTGGATGTGGCGAATCATGGGCTCGAAGCGCTTGATTATCTGGCCAATGGGTTGTATGATATTGTGCTGATGGATTTGCATATGCCCGAAATGGATGGCTACACCACTACCATAAATATCCGCAACGGCAGTTTTGGCGTGAAGCAACCCGGCATTCCGGTAATAGCCCTTTCGGCCGATGCTTTTACCGAAGCACGCGATAAAGTTTTTATGGCAGGAATGAATGATTATGCCACCAAACCCTTTCACCCCGAACAGTTTTTGTTGATTCTTCAAAAATGGCTACATCATGACAAATAATAATATGCCCGAATATATACTGAATGAGCTGCCTGTTGCGGTGTATATGCTGGATAGCCAAAACCGGTTACAGTATTTTAATCCTGCCTTCAGTAAGCTTTTTGGTGCGGGACCTGAGGCTGCCGGGCAATACATAGGGCTGGCCCTCGCCTGTGGCTTTGAGGCCAACGGTGCCGAAGCAAATGATGTGCACTGCAGGCATTGCAGCTTTTCTAAAATCTACAGGCAAGTCAGAAATAGCGGACAAGCTGTGTTTCATCAAAAAATAGTGCTGCAGCAGTCAGGCCTGAAAAATGGAATCTTTTTACTCGAAATTTCTGTATTCCCATTAAAAGATAAGCAGATTGTTGTGTTTGTTACCGATAAATCGTCTGATATGCCGCTGACTGACTGAACTAACTAGCCGGTATTATACTGGTTTCGTTGTTTCCGGCTTAATTTGCAACATGCCTTTTTGGCGCCGTTATTCACCAATGGCATCACTTTTATACACTGTAAAGATTGTATTTATGAAAATTGTAGTCCGGAATATTTTGGCTGTGATAGCCGGAGCCCTGCTGGGTAGCGTTGTTAATATGGGCATTATTATGATTAGTGGCTCTTTGATTCCTCTTCCTGCTGGTGCTGACAATACAACGATGGAAGGCTTGAAACAGTCGATGCATTTATTTCAGCCTCGGCATTTTTTGTTTCCTTTTCTTGCCCATGCCATGGGTACTTTTGCCGGTGCGCTGGTGGCTGCTCTGGTGGCTGCTTCGCACAAAATGAAATTTGCCCTGGCTATAGGCGTGCTGTTTATGGCAGGTGGCATAGCCAATGTGCTTATGCTGCCATCACCTCTCTGGTTTAGCATTGTTGATTTGGCCGGAGCTTATCTGCCTGTTGCTTTTCTGGCAGGAAAACTGGCCTCTCGTAAATAATCAGTTATCGCAACTGATTTGGCGGTAAGCCCGCCCACAGGCAGGCACTTTATCAGTCAACAGCAAGAAAAGCATGACCGCATTTAAAACATACAAATTTCCCCGCACGAGGATAGCCACCATGGATGTATGCACCATCGGGAAACAGAAGCATCATGTATCGGCTTTGCTTGAACTGGATGTAACCCGTGGGCGCGAAAAACTAAAAAGCTGCCGGAAAGAATCAACCCATGTTTCATTTACGGCCTGGCTCATCAAAGTGATTAGCTTAACGGTAAAAGAACATGAGAATGTAGCCGCATATCTTGCCGGAAAGCGTAAACTGATGATTTTTGAGGATGTTGATGTTTCTTTTATTGTTGAAAAAGAGCTGAACGGTCAAAAAGTACCTATACCGCTGATGATTGAAAAAGCGAATGAAAGGAGCCTTACGTCAATTACGGCGCAAATAAGGGAAGCAAAGCAAAAAGAGCTGGATGCCGGCGAAATTGTTCTGCAGAAAAAAACAGAAAGGGCAGGCCGTTTGTATTATCTGCTTCCCGGTTTTCTGAGGCGTCTCTTCTGGAGATATCTGCTGCAACATCCTCGTCTGGCCTATAGCAAAATGGGCAATGTGGCCATCACCTCTGTTGGGGCAATAGGCAAGGTGAATGCCTGGTTTATTCCGGTTTCGCTGCACCCGTTGTGTTTTGGTATCAGCACTGTGCTTAAAAAGCCGGTTGTGGTTGATGATAAAATTGAGATACGCGAAATGCTCAACCTTACAGTTCTTATTGATCACGATGTGATTGACGGTGCTTCCATGGCCCGTTTTATCCGTGCACTTGCCTTGCACATCGAAAACGGGGATGGTTTCTGATTTTCAGGGCACGCTTATGCGCCACAGTACAGGCCTGTAATCCGGTTTAGCGAAAATGCCGCTTTGTGTAAAGGTTTATAAAACCATATTTGCTGTCATCAGGAATAATCGAAACTGCTGCCGTCTAAAAATTCGCGCAGGATGGATGTAGGAGGAATTTCCTTGTCGGAAATGGGCAGGAAATAAGAAAGAAACTTTAACAGCCTGCGGGCTTCTGAATACTCCGGGGCTATTGGCGGAACATCTTTCAGCAATGGTTCGGCCCAACGGCGCAGCACACCCAGTTCGAAAACCAGCGCTGTATTAAACATCACATCTGCCTCTTCCTGGTAAGGGAATATGTACTTTTCTTCACCTGCCCTTACACTTGGCCAGCGCTGCATGGTGTCGAGTGCCGAATAACCGCGGTATTTGCTGTCGCGCACAATCCGGCGGAGCAAACGGTTGTCGTTGGTGTGGATGCTGTTGTTTGAATCGATGCTCAGCGGGGTTAAAGCCGAAACATAAACCTTCATCATTCTGTTTGAAGAAATGTGGCTTGAAATGTCAGGATTAAGTGCATGAATGCCTTCAATCAGCAAAATGCCATTGTCGTTCAGTTTTAATTTAGTCCCATCATAAAAACGCTTGCCATTCGAAAAGGCAAACTTGGGCATTTCAACTTCTTTTCCTGCAAAGAGGTCGTTTAAATTATCGTTTAACAGCTGTGCATCAATCGCATCAGGGCTTTCAAAATTGTATTCGCCGTTTTCGTCGCGTGGCGTTAATTCCCGGTCAAGAAAATAATTGTCCATGGAAATTACCTGCGGTTTAAACCCTATCACGCTCAGTTGTACCGACAGGCGCTTGGCAAATGTGGTTTTGCCTGATGATGACGGGCCCGATATAAATACAGCTTTCACCTCGTTTTTTCTCTGGTTTACCATATCGGCAATGCAGGCTACTTTTTTTTCCTGAAGTGCTTCCGATATTTTGATAATGTCACTTATCTGCCCGTTTAAGGCCATTTGGTTGAGCTGTCCCACGTGAGGTACACCAATTATCTGCACCCACTCCTTAAATTCCCTGAAAATTTCAAACAATTTGGGCATTTCCATTATCCTGTTGAGCTCTGCCGGATTATCTTTACGCGGCAGGATTAATACCATTCCTTCGTGGTATTTTTCAAGCCCAAACTGCTGAAGATAACCTGTTGAAGGTACCAGATAACCATAAAAGTAATTGACAACATCTTCAAGCCTGTATACCGAACTGTAAAACTGTTTTCTGGTGCGCATCAGCGTGCATTTGTCCTCGAGTTTGAACTGCTCAAAAATTTCGAGTGCCTCTTCGGTGCGTATTTCGTCTCTGAGAAAGGGAGCATCATGTGCAATAATTTCCTGCATCCGCTTTTTAAGTTTGCTGACGATTTCGTCGAGCGGCCCCGGATTTACATGATTTACCAGTTCGCAATACACACCCCCTGAAACCGAATGCTGGATTTTTAATTTATGGTCGGGGTACAAATCATGGGCTGCCTTAAACAAAACCATCGACAAGGATCGCAGGTACATGCGCTGCCCGTCGATGTGCGGATAGCCAATAAAGTTAACTGTTTTAGGCTTATAAACCATGTAGTTTAGCTCCTTCAGGCTATGGTTGACCATGGCGCCAAGTACAGGATATCCTAAATCAATCTTCTGGTCTTCAATTATTTCGGCCAGCGTGGTGCCAAAAGGGTAGTCTTTGGCTATGCCGGTGTTTTCACAATAAATGGAATAGGTACGCATCATTGGTTGTATTTAATCACTTATAAGCGTTGTTGCTCTTTGGTTGTAAAAAACGTGAAATGGATGGTTTTATTTGCAAAGTAAAGATCTTTTGCGCGATAATCCGGCTATCAGCATTTTTGTTTTACCTGTTTTGGCGAAAGCGTTGATGTATGGTGATGGATGAAGCTGGTTTTTGGGAAGAATTGCAGGGTCAAGAGCTTGTGGATTGCACCTTTTCATGTCTGTATATTATAGATGCAATAAATTGTGCATAACGTGGATGGAATTTGTTCATAATTAATGTATTAAACAATTAATAAAGTTAAGTATAAAATAAATATTGGGAATTATTAAAAACGGATTAATTATTATATTAGCAGCAAAATGATAAAATGCCTGAAGGGTTGCTTAAATTAGAAATGAGAGCGGTTTTTTGATTAAAAAAAACATGTATTGAATGGCAAATTACTTGAAATATATGTCATTATCTGGCTTTATTTTATTGTATGATTGTTAAATCAGAGTTTTATACAATAATTGTAAACTGATCCAGGATGTGGAAAATAAATCAATGTGATTTGTGCTATTAGTTATTTTATTTGTGTCCTTAAGCTGTTATTATACTAAAAGTGAAACACTTATTTTAAAACTACAAACAAATGAAAACGATGAGATTGCTTAAACTGTTCTGCCTGGCAGTATTTGTTTTAGCTGCTGGATGCAAAAAGGAGGATGATGCAAATAATCCTAATGCTGTTGTGCCAGATCCAACAGGTACAATTTCCCTTTCCATGCGAAATTCTTCAAACGGAGGGACTGTTATAGATGTTGAGAATTCCGGCTCGGATATTTTCATTGCTCAGGATGATAATTTTACTGGTGGTTTGTTCGCGTCATTAGGAGCAATGAAGGGGCTTGGGAATGTTACTTATATTCCGGAAACTGGTTGGGCAAATAAAGTTGCCGTTAATCCCGGAGAAGGTTATGTATGTGCATCCATAGGTAATACTGGTGTTACCTATATCAGGATGTATGTGGTTGATTACATCCTGAGTAGCATATCAGAAGGCGTGATTGGAGCAAATATTAAATATCAATATCCCTTTAATGGTGATTCAAAAAAAATAACGCTAACGCGTGAAAGTGAAACATCTCAATTATTTTCAGTTATGCCATTACTCTCATGGCAGGTTAGCGCCGATGCTCCCTGGTGTCATGTAAATGTAACTTCAAAAAATTCTTTTGTTGTAAGCCCTGAAATCAACAATACGCTCAATGCCCGACAGGCTGTTATTACACTTACCAGTCAAGGATTAGAACCTGTTACCTATACTTATGTTCAACCTGGTCTTCAGCCAAGTTTGTTGTTGGATTCGTATTCATTGCAATTTGACAATGCTTCTTCATCAAAAAATTTAGTACTCACCAGCAATTCTTCATGGACAGCGCAAAGTGATGCAGCATGGTGCTCAGTTTCACCATTAAATGGCGGAGCCGGTACAACTGATTTAACAATCAGTACTTCAGAAAATACATCAGAGGTTGACCGGACTGCAACAATAACTTTTAATGCCACCAATTCGAACAATGAAACTCTACAAGTTAAAGTTACTGTTACTCAAACAAAACCTGATTTTGCTGGTGGAACCGGTACTCAGGTGAACCCATTCCAGATAAAAACACCACTTCAGCTTGATAACCTGAGAAAATACAGCGCGCAAGATGCCTCAATAGGCAAGTTCTTTAAATTAATGAATGATATAGACTTATCCTTATTTCTTCAGGATGCGGTTGATGGATGGACGCCTATCTCTGATTTCTGGGGAACACTTGACGGTGGAGGTTTTGTTATTCGTAATTTTTGGGTTAATAAGGTAACGCAGGGCAATGCCGCTTTGTTTGACAACTTTCATGGAGGAGGTATTCTTAATCTCGGATTAATTGTATCGCTGGGAAAGTCAGTAACAGCTGCCAATGGAGATGCAGGTGGATTTATGGCCAATGCCTTTAATAATTTTAACGATTATGTTTCAATTACGAATAGCTATGTTATAGGTAACATTTCAGGCGCAAACAGGGCTGGTGGGCTTGCTGGCTATGCAGGATATGCAAGAATGAGTGAATGTTTTACGGAAGGTAATATTTCTGGAAAATATTCTGGAGGACTGGTTGGCTATGCGCATTTTAATGATATTACTGATTGCTACTCTTTAGCAAATGTTTATGGCAAATGTTTCGATGTTTTTTATTATAATGCAGGCGGACTGGTTGGTTTTGCTGAAACAGATGGAGGCATGAATTTTGAAAATTGCTTCTCCGCCGGTAGTGTACAGGGTGATAATATTTCAAGTAATGCTTTCGCCGGAGGCTTTATTGGATTTCTTTCTGCCGTTAATTCTACTGATATTAGTAATTGCTACTTTGATAAGGATAATTCTGGTCAAGCTTCAGGTTTTGGCTATGAATCATCTTTTTTCTCAAATACAATTAATGCTGAATCTACTGCTCGGATGAAGCGTCAATCAACTTTTAACGGATGGAATTTTGTTACTATCTGGAGTATAAATGAAGGAGTTTCTTATCCTTACTTCAGGTAGTATGTTCACTGCATAAGTTTTGATTTTCCCGATATAAAAGCAAAACAGGATATTTTTCTTATTCATTGTTTTAAGAGAATATGTCCTGTTGCTTTTTCTAATTAAATCCGCTTTGGGCGCAGTCATTTTCATTTATGTTTGAAGGTATTTGGCCTTTGTTGTAAGTTAATTTAAGTTTTAACACTCTGAAACCCATATGAAAGTCAATATTTTTTATAACCTCTTTCCGCCCTTTTTCTGCAGGCTTTTGTCAAATGTTAAGCTCTGATAATCACGATATAATGCTGTGCTTTTATCAGCTTTACCCGCTGAATGCCCTTTCTTTGTGGTTACGATGAAACCCTGCGATTTTATAGTAAATTTGAGCATTGCATCAGCAGACGGTATTTAATATATAAGCATATGGCTATACAAATGATTTTGGTCATTATTCTGGTGTTTTTAATCAATTTAATTACCACTCTTTCTTATTCGGTACGGATTGTAGGCATCAGAACCGGGCGCATTGCTGTTTCATTTGCCCTGTTTAATATGCTGGTGCTTATTTCGCGCACTGCTTATGGTTTTCAGGCGCCCCTGCTGGCCAAGATGATTGAAAATAACATCCTTTCCGGCGCAGGGGCCAACCTTGCCGATTTCAGGTTAATTATTCTGGCCAGTTCGGTGGCCACCATTGCAGGAGGTTTATTCATTCCCACTTTTCAGCGATTGCTTTCTATTGCTGTTGAAA comes from Lentimicrobiaceae bacterium and encodes:
- a CDS encoding heme NO-binding domain-containing protein — encoded protein: MKGFIFTEFMEMVEQKFGFVMANEMIEEGNPASEGVYTGIGTYPVDELVTLIGILHQKTRIPVADLIETFGRHLFRYFVHNYSHFFEKESNTFDFLARIEGYIHVEVKKLYHDAELPLIETTASGNRLVMVYRSKRKLYKLAEGLIMECAAYYGENIVLHTSLLEADGSAVKFELVRN
- a CDS encoding response regulator — protein: MDEVNALKKILERERKARKAAEQVIEQKSLEIYQMNQHLLTLNEELEIRIKKRTSDIEASRQELLLAKELAEKATNAKSLFLSSMSHEIRTPLNGIVGITNLMLESCTDEKMLGMLQKVKASADNLMGIINDILDFSKIEAGKISFESIPFSARELLDMVEATFEQRFKAKSLSYQFLSDAGISYYIKGDRLRLLQVLNNLIGNAIKFTESGSVEVSLRILRETESQVWLRGEVRDTGIGIPEDKLDKVFEQFAQSEAETTRKYGGTGLGLTISKQLIELQGGVVGLQSREGEGSVFWFEVPYEKGEPFRPVLLKENEVLNCDFGGKKVLLVEDNKINQYVALHFLIKYNLKVDVANHGLEALDYLANGLYDIVLMDLHMPEMDGYTTTINIRNGSFGVKQPGIPVIALSADAFTEARDKVFMAGMNDYATKPFHPEQFLLILQKWLHHDK
- a CDS encoding PAS domain-containing protein, whose amino-acid sequence is MTNNNMPEYILNELPVAVYMLDSQNRLQYFNPAFSKLFGAGPEAAGQYIGLALACGFEANGAEANDVHCRHCSFSKIYRQVRNSGQAVFHQKIVLQQSGLKNGIFLLEISVFPLKDKQIVVFVTDKSSDMPLTD
- a CDS encoding 2-oxo acid dehydrogenase subunit E2 is translated as MTAFKTYKFPRTRIATMDVCTIGKQKHHVSALLELDVTRGREKLKSCRKESTHVSFTAWLIKVISLTVKEHENVAAYLAGKRKLMIFEDVDVSFIVEKELNGQKVPIPLMIEKANERSLTSITAQIREAKQKELDAGEIVLQKKTERAGRLYYLLPGFLRRLFWRYLLQHPRLAYSKMGNVAITSVGAIGKVNAWFIPVSLHPLCFGISTVLKKPVVVDDKIEIREMLNLTVLIDHDVIDGASMARFIRALALHIENGDGF
- a CDS encoding nucleoside kinase, which encodes MMRTYSIYCENTGIAKDYPFGTTLAEIIEDQKIDLGYPVLGAMVNHSLKELNYMVYKPKTVNFIGYPHIDGQRMYLRSLSMVLFKAAHDLYPDHKLKIQHSVSGGVYCELVNHVNPGPLDEIVSKLKKRMQEIIAHDAPFLRDEIRTEEALEIFEQFKLEDKCTLMRTRKQFYSSVYRLEDVVNYFYGYLVPSTGYLQQFGLEKYHEGMVLILPRKDNPAELNRIMEMPKLFEIFREFKEWVQIIGVPHVGQLNQMALNGQISDIIKISEALQEKKVACIADMVNQRKNEVKAVFISGPSSSGKTTFAKRLSVQLSVIGFKPQVISMDNYFLDRELTPRDENGEYNFESPDAIDAQLLNDNLNDLFAGKEVEMPKFAFSNGKRFYDGTKLKLNDNGILLIEGIHALNPDISSHISSNRMMKVYVSALTPLSIDSNNSIHTNDNRLLRRIVRDSKYRGYSALDTMQRWPSVRAGEEKYIFPYQEEADVMFNTALVFELGVLRRWAEPLLKDVPPIAPEYSEARRLLKFLSYFLPISDKEIPPTSILREFLDGSSFDYS
- a CDS encoding DUF5036 family protein; the protein is MKTMRLLKLFCLAVFVLAAGCKKEDDANNPNAVVPDPTGTISLSMRNSSNGGTVIDVENSGSDIFIAQDDNFTGGLFASLGAMKGLGNVTYIPETGWANKVAVNPGEGYVCASIGNTGVTYIRMYVVDYILSSISEGVIGANIKYQYPFNGDSKKITLTRESETSQLFSVMPLLSWQVSADAPWCHVNVTSKNSFVVSPEINNTLNARQAVITLTSQGLEPVTYTYVQPGLQPSLLLDSYSLQFDNASSSKNLVLTSNSSWTAQSDAAWCSVSPLNGGAGTTDLTISTSENTSEVDRTATITFNATNSNNETLQVKVTVTQTKPDFAGGTGTQVNPFQIKTPLQLDNLRKYSAQDASIGKFFKLMNDIDLSLFLQDAVDGWTPISDFWGTLDGGGFVIRNFWVNKVTQGNAALFDNFHGGGILNLGLIVSLGKSVTAANGDAGGFMANAFNNFNDYVSITNSYVIGNISGANRAGGLAGYAGYARMSECFTEGNISGKYSGGLVGYAHFNDITDCYSLANVYGKCFDVFYYNAGGLVGFAETDGGMNFENCFSAGSVQGDNISSNAFAGGFIGFLSAVNSTDISNCYFDKDNSGQASGFGYESSFFSNTINAESTARMKRQSTFNGWNFVTIWSINEGVSYPYFR